In Myxococcus guangdongensis, one genomic interval encodes:
- a CDS encoding slipin family protein — MTDVFGLLGFLIPLGVVFLLFLSGVRIVNEYQNGVVFRLGRYVGLKRAGFRWLIPFVERMVIIDLRTVARDVPPQDVITRDNVSVKVNAVVYFRVIQADKAVLQVEDYLYATSQLAQTTLRAILGQVELDQLLTERERINREIQQVLDAHTDPWGIKVSNVEVKHIDLPLEMQRAIARQAEAERERRAKIIAAEGEHQAAEKLAMAADVLSRNPATLQLRYLQTLVEITTGGNHTILPIPLDILRAVGAAAARSGFGSRDDSRHEFDDDDEGPPAGGLS; from the coding sequence ATGACCGACGTGTTCGGACTGCTCGGGTTCCTCATCCCCCTGGGCGTCGTCTTCCTGCTGTTCCTCTCCGGAGTGCGCATCGTCAACGAGTACCAGAACGGCGTGGTGTTCCGCCTGGGACGCTACGTGGGGCTGAAGCGCGCGGGCTTCCGCTGGCTCATCCCCTTCGTGGAGCGCATGGTCATCATCGACCTGCGCACCGTGGCTCGCGACGTGCCGCCCCAGGACGTCATCACTCGAGACAACGTCAGCGTGAAGGTCAACGCCGTCGTCTACTTCCGCGTCATCCAGGCGGACAAGGCCGTGCTCCAGGTGGAGGACTATCTCTACGCCACCAGTCAGCTCGCGCAGACCACGCTGCGCGCGATTCTGGGGCAGGTGGAGCTGGACCAGTTGCTCACGGAGCGCGAGCGCATCAACCGCGAAATCCAGCAGGTGCTCGACGCGCACACGGACCCGTGGGGCATCAAGGTCTCCAACGTGGAGGTGAAGCACATCGACCTGCCGCTGGAGATGCAGCGAGCCATCGCGCGACAGGCCGAAGCGGAGCGCGAGCGACGCGCGAAGATCATCGCCGCCGAGGGCGAGCACCAGGCCGCCGAGAAGCTCGCCATGGCGGCGGACGTGCTCAGCCGCAATCCGGCCACGCTCCAGCTCCGCTATCTCCAGACGTTGGTGGAGATCACGACGGGCGGCAACCACACCATCCTCCCCATCCCGCTCGACATCCTGCGCGCCGTCGGCGCCGCGGCAGCCCGGAGCGGCTTCGGCTCGCGTGACGACTCACGCCATGAGTTCGACGACGATGACGAGGGCCCTCCCGCGGGCGGGCTCAGCTGA
- a CDS encoding YkvA family protein: MNIAGLRGMGTRFFRYVRDPRVSLWRKLAGVLAVVYFVSPVDAVPDVIPVLGWMDDLGVLSAAALFMMREVQRYRPEQPWDGVPRDEEGHERVPPAVRKHV; encoded by the coding sequence ATGAACATCGCAGGTCTTCGTGGCATGGGCACCCGCTTCTTCCGGTACGTGAGAGACCCTCGCGTGTCGCTCTGGCGCAAGCTGGCCGGAGTGTTGGCGGTGGTCTATTTCGTGTCGCCCGTGGATGCGGTGCCGGACGTCATCCCCGTGCTGGGCTGGATGGACGACCTGGGCGTGCTCTCCGCGGCGGCGCTCTTCATGATGCGCGAGGTGCAGCGCTACCGGCCCGAGCAGCCCTGGGACGGCGTGCCTCGCGACGAGGAGGGCCACGAGCGCGTGCCGCCCGCCGTCCGCAAGCACGTCTGA
- a CDS encoding tetratricopeptide repeat protein gives MTLATILLVALGAAQVSPSQDEAPVRAQDTLTAPPLMASPEACPPESETLYNEGFDALSKGDDEEAAEAFRQVLELCPQHSKAPELERLARARLKPGAKLAQAAVFENTERPTRGATASLTVIQTMHGAVQGMLLCAIAECADRAYPASALLGAGLGTLSTLLLVQDGITPGQASVINAGTMWGFYFGVASLIAFDLEEDAAFGSVALGAAGFTGVGILLATTLKPTAGQVSMANSGGLWAGVLTTLFLGVVDGESTRSLFGAQMASASAGIIAFSLLSRNMPVTRGRMLIIDAGGIIGGLMGASTTLLLTGTNDEDPILIGTGIGVMGGLALTAYLTRNFDARRLPPVAVTPTLMGRNGAGLAMGGQF, from the coding sequence ATGACGCTCGCCACCATCCTGCTCGTCGCTCTGGGTGCCGCCCAGGTTTCACCTTCCCAGGACGAAGCCCCTGTCCGCGCCCAGGACACGCTGACGGCTCCGCCGCTGATGGCCTCGCCCGAGGCCTGCCCCCCCGAGTCGGAGACCCTCTACAACGAAGGCTTCGACGCGCTCAGCAAGGGCGACGACGAGGAGGCCGCGGAGGCCTTCCGTCAGGTCCTGGAGCTGTGTCCCCAGCACTCGAAAGCGCCCGAGCTCGAGCGGCTTGCTCGCGCGCGGCTCAAGCCCGGCGCGAAGCTGGCGCAGGCCGCGGTGTTCGAGAACACGGAGCGCCCGACGCGCGGCGCGACGGCCTCTCTCACGGTGATTCAGACGATGCACGGCGCGGTTCAGGGGATGCTGCTGTGTGCCATCGCGGAGTGCGCGGACCGGGCCTATCCGGCCTCGGCGTTGCTCGGCGCGGGCCTGGGAACGCTCAGCACGTTGCTGCTGGTCCAGGACGGAATCACCCCGGGGCAGGCGTCGGTCATCAACGCCGGCACGATGTGGGGGTTCTACTTCGGCGTCGCCTCGCTCATCGCGTTCGACCTGGAGGAGGACGCGGCGTTCGGCTCGGTGGCGCTGGGCGCCGCGGGCTTCACCGGCGTGGGCATCCTGCTGGCCACCACCCTGAAGCCCACCGCGGGGCAGGTGTCGATGGCGAACTCGGGAGGCCTGTGGGCCGGCGTGCTGACGACGCTGTTCCTGGGAGTCGTCGACGGCGAGAGCACGAGGAGCCTGTTCGGGGCCCAGATGGCGTCGGCGTCCGCGGGCATCATCGCCTTCTCGCTGCTGTCGCGGAACATGCCGGTGACGCGGGGCCGCATGCTCATCATCGACGCGGGCGGCATCATCGGCGGGTTGATGGGCGCGAGCACCACGCTGCTGCTCACGGGCACCAACGACGAAGACCCCATCCTCATCGGCACGGGCATCGGCGTCATGGGCGGCCTGGCGCTGACGGCCTACCTGACGCGCAACTTCGACGCCCGCCGTCTGCCTCCGGTGGCGGTGACGCCCACGCTGATGGGTCGCAACGGCGCGGGCCTCGCCATGGGTGGTCAGTTCTGA
- a CDS encoding DUF2721 domain-containing protein, which produces MNGAEGLDVSSIRLIGTAVTPAVMVSACGIVATGLDNQIARMTTRMREMLREVRLLPEGHTRREVLRQEVDILDRRHAILARAIALTYTALLSFVVTSLLYLTKRQLDIPEPLPVVAFALGVLLLGAVAVLALASLRLSRLAIQLEREELFGSKRAPPVR; this is translated from the coding sequence ATGAACGGTGCGGAAGGGTTGGATGTCTCGTCGATACGGTTGATTGGGACGGCGGTGACGCCGGCGGTGATGGTGTCGGCGTGCGGCATCGTAGCGACGGGGTTGGACAATCAGATTGCGCGGATGACGACGCGGATGCGGGAGATGTTGCGGGAGGTGCGGCTGTTGCCGGAGGGGCACACTCGGCGGGAGGTGTTGCGGCAGGAGGTGGACATCCTGGACCGGCGACACGCGATTCTGGCGAGGGCCATCGCGCTCACGTACACGGCGCTGTTGTCATTCGTGGTGACGTCGCTCTTGTACCTGACGAAGCGTCAGCTCGACATCCCGGAGCCGTTGCCGGTGGTGGCGTTCGCCCTGGGCGTGTTGTTGCTGGGCGCGGTGGCGGTGCTGGCGTTGGCTTCGCTGAGACTGAGCCGGCTGGCCATCCAACTCGAGCGCGAGGAACTCTTCGGCAGTAAGCGCGCGCCGCCGGTGCGTTAG
- a CDS encoding SDR family oxidoreductase, whose amino-acid sequence MDTSQGSKVVLVTGASSGIGEACAELLSVRKHVVYGTSRRPPETPSVGYRMLALDVTQEDSVRRAVAEVLEREGRIDVVVNNAGHALAGALEDTSLEEAWRQLDTNVLGVLRVCKAVLPHMRERRSGRIINIGSLGGVVGLPFQSLYSASKFALEGLTESLRQEVEAFGIQASLVEPGDVRTRLTDNRVRAAGSRDGSAYREPFEKVLALIEKEEREGVPAEAVARKVLEVMEATEPDVRYSVGKLSQRAAVVAKTLLPARTFESLLMSMFGLKRR is encoded by the coding sequence ATGGACACGTCCCAGGGAAGCAAGGTGGTCCTCGTCACGGGAGCCTCCTCGGGTATCGGCGAGGCGTGCGCGGAGCTGCTCTCGGTCCGCAAGCACGTCGTCTACGGCACCAGCCGTCGTCCTCCGGAGACGCCGTCGGTGGGCTACCGGATGCTGGCGTTGGACGTCACCCAGGAGGACTCGGTGCGCCGCGCGGTGGCGGAGGTCCTCGAGCGCGAGGGCCGCATCGACGTGGTGGTGAACAACGCCGGCCACGCGCTGGCGGGAGCGCTGGAGGACACCTCCTTGGAGGAGGCGTGGCGCCAGCTCGACACCAACGTGCTGGGTGTGCTGCGCGTGTGCAAGGCCGTGCTGCCGCACATGCGTGAGCGGCGCTCGGGCCGCATCATCAACATCGGCTCGCTGGGCGGCGTGGTGGGACTGCCATTCCAGAGCCTCTACAGCGCCAGCAAGTTCGCGCTGGAGGGGCTGACGGAGAGCCTGCGCCAGGAGGTGGAGGCGTTCGGCATCCAGGCCTCGCTGGTGGAGCCCGGCGACGTGCGCACGCGACTGACGGACAACCGCGTCCGCGCGGCGGGCTCGCGTGACGGGTCCGCGTACCGCGAGCCCTTCGAGAAGGTGCTGGCCCTCATCGAGAAGGAGGAGCGCGAGGGTGTGCCCGCGGAGGCCGTGGCGCGCAAGGTGCTCGAGGTGATGGAGGCGACAGAGCCGGACGTGAGGTACTCGGTGGGGAAGCTCTCCCAGCGCGCCGCGGTGGTGGCGAAGACGCTGCTGCCCGCGAGGACCTTCGAAAGCCTCCTGATGTCCATGTTCGGACTCAAGCGCCGCTGA
- a CDS encoding amidohydrolase: MATTVYLAERIWTLDAEHPRARALAVRDGRVLAVGSAEDVRAAAPGAREVDLGDATVVPGLVDAHAHIHGLGRSLTTVRLEKAPSVDEVVRRLAQAPASSFQGDWLLGRGWDQNEWPGGAFPGRAELDARFPSTPVFLTRVDHHAAWVNGEALRRAGITRDTQDPEGGRILRDSRGEPTGVLVDNAMDVVAAAMPPPTKDQLETRLRAALERCARVGLTGIHDAGMDLDAFRVLQQWDAQGALPLRVYAMAAGQGDERHAYLEQGPWQGRMLTMRAVKFLADGALGSRGAALHEDYSDEPGQRGLLLMSPEELESRTRAFMARGFQVCIHAIGDRANTLVVDVLLRASEATGTQALRHRVEHAQILRREDITRLGAAKLVASVQPTHATSDMPWAETRLGRERLRGAYAWRSLKDAGANLALGSDFPIENPDVLAGLYAARTRQDATGRPEGGWRSEEALSGREALEGFTLGPAWASFEEARRGRLAPGQDADFVALSVDPVEGAARGLVDARVLATVVAGVEVFRESP, from the coding sequence GTGGCGACCACGGTCTATCTGGCGGAGCGAATCTGGACACTGGATGCCGAGCATCCCCGGGCCCGGGCCTTGGCGGTGCGCGATGGCCGCGTGCTGGCGGTGGGCTCGGCGGAGGACGTGCGAGCCGCCGCTCCGGGCGCGCGCGAGGTGGACCTGGGTGACGCCACGGTGGTCCCGGGTCTGGTGGATGCGCACGCGCACATCCACGGGCTGGGCCGGAGCCTCACCACGGTGCGCCTGGAGAAGGCGCCATCGGTGGACGAGGTGGTGCGTCGACTGGCGCAGGCGCCCGCGTCCAGCTTCCAGGGGGACTGGTTGTTGGGACGCGGCTGGGACCAGAACGAGTGGCCCGGCGGAGCCTTCCCGGGACGCGCAGAACTCGATGCGCGCTTCCCATCGACGCCCGTGTTCCTCACGCGAGTGGACCATCATGCGGCGTGGGTGAACGGCGAAGCGCTCCGCCGCGCGGGCATCACCCGAGACACGCAAGACCCCGAGGGTGGCCGCATCCTGAGGGACTCGCGGGGAGAGCCCACGGGCGTGCTCGTGGACAACGCGATGGACGTGGTCGCCGCGGCGATGCCTCCGCCCACGAAGGACCAGCTCGAGACGCGACTGCGCGCGGCGCTGGAGCGCTGTGCCCGGGTGGGCCTGACGGGCATCCACGACGCGGGCATGGACCTGGATGCCTTCCGTGTCCTCCAGCAATGGGACGCACAGGGCGCGCTGCCCTTGCGCGTCTACGCGATGGCGGCGGGCCAGGGCGACGAGCGGCACGCGTACCTGGAGCAGGGCCCCTGGCAGGGGCGGATGTTGACGATGCGCGCGGTGAAGTTCCTCGCGGATGGCGCATTGGGGAGCCGAGGCGCCGCGCTCCATGAGGACTACAGCGATGAGCCCGGCCAGCGCGGACTGTTGTTGATGTCACCCGAGGAGCTGGAGTCGAGGACCCGCGCGTTCATGGCGAGGGGCTTCCAGGTCTGCATCCACGCCATTGGAGACCGTGCCAATACGTTGGTCGTGGACGTGCTGCTGCGAGCGTCGGAGGCGACGGGGACGCAGGCGCTTCGACACCGCGTCGAGCACGCGCAGATTCTCCGACGCGAGGACATCACGCGGCTGGGCGCGGCGAAGCTCGTGGCGAGCGTGCAACCCACCCACGCGACCAGCGACATGCCCTGGGCGGAGACGAGGCTGGGCCGCGAGCGGCTGCGCGGAGCCTACGCGTGGCGCAGCCTGAAGGACGCGGGCGCGAACCTCGCGCTGGGCAGCGACTTCCCCATCGAGAACCCCGACGTGCTGGCGGGCCTGTATGCGGCGCGCACGCGGCAGGACGCCACGGGCAGACCCGAAGGCGGCTGGAGGTCGGAAGAAGCCCTGTCGGGACGAGAGGCCCTGGAGGGCTTCACGCTGGGCCCCGCGTGGGCGTCGTTCGAGGAGGCACGGCGCGGACGGCTGGCGCCGGGACAGGACGCGGACTTCGTGGCCCTGTCCGTGGACCCGGTGGAGGGCGCCGCGAGGGGCCTGGTGGACGCGCGAGTCCTCGCGACGGTGGTGGCGGGCGTGGAGGTGTTCCGCGAGTCGCCGTGA
- a CDS encoding MerR family transcriptional regulator, which produces MNTRKTQSEWKLAELAEEAGVSPRTVRYYVQRGLLPAPPFKGPDTVYGEEHLIRLKAIRVLQARFLPLDAIQAELLRLTPDELRKLAESDPTPTPPTYGPATSPEPQIVAPAPPVRRPNGASNYQRWELAPGLELHVSDSAEAKTRALAERVRALIEEFQDKEKP; this is translated from the coding sequence GTGAACACGCGGAAGACACAGAGCGAGTGGAAGCTGGCGGAGCTGGCCGAGGAGGCGGGCGTCTCGCCACGCACGGTGCGCTACTACGTCCAGCGGGGGCTGCTCCCCGCGCCTCCCTTCAAGGGACCGGACACCGTGTATGGCGAGGAGCACCTCATCCGGCTCAAGGCCATCCGGGTCCTCCAGGCGCGGTTCCTGCCCCTGGACGCCATCCAGGCGGAGCTGCTCCGGCTGACGCCCGACGAGCTGCGAAAGCTCGCCGAGTCGGACCCTACCCCCACGCCGCCCACGTACGGGCCGGCGACCTCCCCCGAGCCACAAATCGTGGCACCTGCGCCACCCGTCCGGCGTCCCAACGGGGCATCGAATTACCAGCGGTGGGAGTTGGCTCCCGGGCTGGAGCTGCACGTGTCGGATTCAGCGGAAGCCAAGACTCGCGCGCTCGCCGAGCGGGTGCGCGCCCTCATCGAAGAGTTCCAGGACAAGGAGAAGCCATGA
- a CDS encoding NfeD family protein, whose protein sequence is MGLLLSLSLGLLAATPSTEAPHDTVARCELDGVVDSGSGAYLVDCVRRAELGGHSALLVRLDTPGGSLEATNAIVRAFLGASVPVLVWVGPSGAHAGSAGVFITLASNVAAMAPGTRIGAAHPVVGLTGEDPEKAGGAQLARKVENDTVAFAESIARQRGRNVTWAASAVRASVAVSADQARELRVVEYLASSEEEFLDQVNGRAVQVASGDTVRLDTRDARFVDLTPGLSQRLVHALAHPSLVYLLFLMAALGLVIELTHPGGIAPGLLGAVALVLALMASSALPVRMGALLLLLLGVALIVAELFVTSGLLGASGVVLLGLGGLFLVDRFDPGWFVDPSFRVTWAWLIPTTLVLAGATAYIAWRGAQTRRLPQLGGDAGLIGEEGTTLSPTSPEHGEVFVHGERWRATSPKPIHRGAHVVVRRVDGLTLFVDEVKP, encoded by the coding sequence ATGGGGCTCTTGTTGTCACTGTCGCTGGGGTTGCTCGCGGCGACACCGTCGACAGAGGCTCCTCACGACACGGTGGCTCGCTGTGAGTTGGATGGCGTGGTCGACTCCGGTTCGGGCGCCTATCTGGTCGACTGCGTGCGGCGCGCGGAGTTGGGTGGGCACTCGGCGCTGCTGGTCCGACTGGATACGCCGGGTGGCTCGCTGGAGGCCACGAATGCCATCGTGCGCGCCTTCCTGGGCGCGTCCGTGCCCGTGCTCGTCTGGGTGGGACCCTCCGGCGCGCATGCGGGCAGCGCGGGCGTGTTCATCACCCTCGCATCGAATGTGGCCGCCATGGCCCCGGGGACCCGAATCGGCGCCGCACATCCCGTGGTGGGACTCACCGGCGAGGACCCGGAGAAGGCGGGAGGCGCGCAGCTCGCGCGGAAGGTGGAGAACGACACCGTCGCCTTCGCGGAGAGCATCGCGCGACAACGCGGACGCAATGTCACCTGGGCCGCCTCCGCCGTGCGCGCCAGTGTCGCCGTCAGCGCGGACCAGGCGCGTGAGCTGCGCGTGGTGGAGTACCTGGCCTCCAGTGAGGAGGAGTTCCTCGACCAGGTGAATGGACGCGCGGTCCAGGTGGCCAGCGGGGACACCGTACGTCTGGACACTCGCGATGCGCGATTCGTGGACCTGACGCCTGGACTGTCACAACGACTGGTCCATGCGCTCGCGCATCCCTCGCTCGTCTACCTGTTGTTCCTCATGGCCGCGCTCGGGCTCGTCATCGAGCTGACCCATCCGGGCGGCATCGCTCCGGGGCTCCTCGGCGCGGTGGCGCTGGTGCTCGCGTTGATGGCTTCGTCGGCGCTGCCCGTTCGCATGGGGGCACTGCTGTTGTTGCTGCTCGGCGTGGCGCTCATCGTGGCGGAGCTGTTCGTCACCAGTGGGCTGCTCGGCGCCTCGGGGGTCGTGCTGTTGGGATTGGGGGGACTGTTCCTCGTGGACCGGTTCGACCCGGGCTGGTTCGTGGACCCGTCCTTCCGTGTGACGTGGGCGTGGTTGATTCCCACCACGCTGGTGCTCGCGGGAGCCACGGCCTACATCGCGTGGCGGGGTGCGCAGACGCGCCGGTTGCCGCAGCTCGGCGGTGACGCGGGGCTCATCGGTGAGGAGGGCACCACGCTCTCGCCGACTTCGCCCGAGCACGGCGAGGTCTTCGTCCACGGTGAGCGCTGGCGCGCCACCTCCCCCAAGCCCATCCACAGGGGCGCTCACGTGGTGGTCCGTCGTGTGGACGGGCTCACCCTCTTCGTCGACGAGGTGAAGCCATGA
- a CDS encoding VIT domain-containing protein yields the protein MTTEQAGLFTREGKQVPLQGVEVTGELLGGHARVRVRQRYLNDEKRPVEAVYTFPLPSDGTLSAFSMTCAGRRIDGVVKEREEAFRTYDDAVTAGHGAALLDEERSNVFTAQVGNLLPGEETLIEVEFLQAVTAEEGSVRWMLPTLVAPRYIPGAPSGDRTGHGAAEPTARVPDADRISPPIGQVQYGLRLDLLVDLGREVVVESPSHAITFTRESSTRGRVSFARGEVALDRDLVLTLRSPDTSAVFVPLVTHRKGDGPGTFALTVVPDLLAMASTPPKQEVIFLVDVSGSMDGESLPQAQAALRLCLRHLREGDRFNVIAFESSFRSFQPQPVPFTQRMLEDADRWVAALRADGGTELLGPMQAAARTAPDGVLVLLTDGQVGNEDEILRAVLAERKTARVYSFGIGTNVSDALLRDMARQTGGDVEFIHPGERIDDKVVAQFARALAPRVTELQATFEGVEGTELAPAELPTMVDGVPWTLLGRYTAPGSGKLTLRGRSGKEPFALTVSVNFPAESDRPAVEKLWAAERIKGWESTGLIGRRAESMKKRIVELAVAHQIVTRYTSFVVVEERTGDRRASGQPETRVVPVNAPAGWAMFDKDKGEADAEGGNVVQRPGARNRGGSAQMPPPPPPMRIPAPAAAAPMAPPSPSPMMPSRSVSVVGEMAKSASGMLGGIFGGGGMKKSRKKEMERAEMAPMDSYDDSLSEEAELRESRDMAPVAHEPEAGGVEALLGRQLANGLWDGAGTGPEPVRQARGTALALLELLREGITSGHALHGAQVKKAVEALLNLASQLTGAPEVAELALGVAWLVAAGPRTRGRIEQAAKPLSGLAARLGNDVELRQHVDTLATR from the coding sequence ATGACGACGGAGCAAGCTGGGCTGTTCACGCGCGAAGGCAAGCAGGTGCCGCTGCAGGGCGTCGAAGTCACGGGTGAGTTGCTCGGCGGTCATGCGCGCGTGCGCGTGCGCCAGCGCTACCTCAACGACGAGAAGCGCCCCGTCGAGGCCGTCTACACCTTCCCCCTTCCTTCCGATGGCACCCTGTCCGCCTTCTCCATGACGTGCGCGGGCCGCCGCATCGACGGCGTCGTCAAGGAGCGCGAAGAGGCCTTCCGCACCTACGACGACGCCGTCACCGCCGGCCACGGCGCGGCGCTGCTCGACGAGGAGCGCTCCAACGTCTTCACCGCCCAGGTGGGCAACCTGCTGCCCGGCGAAGAGACCCTCATCGAGGTGGAGTTCCTCCAGGCCGTCACCGCCGAGGAGGGCAGCGTGCGCTGGATGCTGCCCACGCTCGTCGCCCCGCGCTACATCCCCGGCGCGCCCTCGGGTGACCGCACCGGTCACGGCGCCGCCGAGCCCACCGCCCGCGTCCCCGACGCGGACCGCATCAGCCCTCCCATCGGTCAGGTGCAGTACGGCCTGCGCCTGGACCTGCTCGTCGACCTGGGCCGCGAAGTCGTCGTCGAGAGCCCCTCGCACGCCATCACCTTCACCCGCGAGAGCAGCACCCGGGGCCGCGTGAGCTTCGCGCGCGGCGAGGTGGCCCTGGACCGCGACCTGGTCCTCACCCTGCGCAGCCCGGACACCAGCGCCGTCTTCGTGCCGCTCGTCACGCACCGCAAGGGTGACGGCCCCGGCACCTTCGCGCTCACCGTGGTGCCCGACCTGCTCGCGATGGCGTCCACGCCGCCCAAGCAGGAGGTCATCTTCCTGGTGGACGTCTCCGGCTCCATGGACGGCGAGAGCCTGCCCCAGGCCCAGGCCGCGCTCCGGCTGTGCCTGCGCCACCTGCGCGAGGGCGACCGCTTCAACGTCATCGCCTTCGAGAGCAGCTTCCGCTCGTTCCAGCCGCAGCCGGTGCCCTTCACCCAGCGCATGCTGGAGGACGCGGACCGGTGGGTGGCCGCGCTGCGCGCCGACGGCGGCACCGAGCTGCTCGGGCCCATGCAGGCCGCCGCGCGCACCGCGCCGGATGGCGTGCTCGTGCTGCTCACCGACGGCCAGGTGGGCAACGAGGACGAAATCCTCCGCGCCGTGCTCGCCGAGCGCAAGACGGCGCGCGTGTACTCGTTCGGCATCGGCACCAACGTGAGCGACGCGCTGCTGCGCGACATGGCCCGCCAGACGGGCGGCGACGTGGAGTTCATCCACCCCGGCGAGCGCATCGACGACAAGGTCGTGGCCCAGTTCGCCCGCGCGCTCGCGCCTCGCGTCACCGAGCTGCAGGCGACGTTCGAGGGCGTGGAGGGCACGGAGCTGGCGCCCGCGGAGCTGCCGACGATGGTGGACGGCGTGCCCTGGACGCTCCTGGGCCGCTACACCGCGCCGGGCTCGGGCAAGCTGACCTTGCGCGGACGCTCGGGCAAGGAGCCCTTCGCGCTCACCGTGAGCGTGAACTTCCCCGCCGAGTCGGACCGCCCCGCGGTGGAGAAGCTGTGGGCCGCCGAGCGCATCAAGGGCTGGGAGTCCACGGGCCTCATCGGCCGGCGCGCCGAGTCGATGAAGAAGCGCATCGTGGAGCTCGCCGTCGCCCATCAAATCGTCACGCGCTACACGTCCTTCGTCGTCGTCGAGGAGCGCACGGGCGACCGCCGCGCCTCGGGTCAGCCGGAGACGCGTGTCGTCCCGGTGAACGCGCCCGCGGGCTGGGCCATGTTCGACAAGGACAAGGGGGAGGCGGACGCCGAGGGTGGCAACGTCGTGCAGCGCCCCGGTGCGCGCAACCGTGGAGGCTCGGCGCAGATGCCGCCGCCGCCCCCGCCCATGCGCATCCCCGCGCCCGCCGCCGCGGCGCCCATGGCGCCTCCGTCGCCGTCCCCGATGATGCCCAGCCGCAGCGTCAGCGTCGTCGGCGAGATGGCGAAGAGCGCGAGCGGAATGCTGGGCGGCATCTTCGGCGGAGGCGGGATGAAGAAGTCCCGCAAGAAGGAGATGGAGCGCGCGGAGATGGCGCCCATGGATTCGTACGACGACTCGCTGTCGGAGGAAGCGGAGCTGCGCGAGTCGCGGGACATGGCGCCTGTCGCCCACGAGCCCGAGGCAGGGGGTGTGGAGGCGCTGTTGGGCCGCCAGCTCGCCAACGGATTGTGGGACGGCGCGGGCACGGGTCCCGAGCCGGTGCGGCAGGCCCGCGGCACGGCGCTCGCCCTGCTGGAGCTGCTGCGCGAGGGCATCACCAGCGGCCACGCGCTGCACGGCGCCCAGGTGAAGAAGGCGGTGGAGGCGCTGCTCAACCTGGCCAGCCAGCTCACCGGCGCGCCCGAGGTGGCCGAGCTCGCCCTGGGCGTGGCGTGGCTCGTGGCGGCGGGGCCCCGCACCCGCGGCCGCATCGAGCAGGCCGCGAAGCCCCTGTCCGGGCTCGCCGCCCGGCTGGGCAATGACGTCGAGCTGCGTCAGCACGTGGACACGCTCGCCACGCGCTGA
- a CDS encoding ABC transporter ATP-binding protein, with translation MPLLSLEALSLRYTTGGTAAVDGLSLSVEPGEVVALLGPSGCGKTTTLRLVAGFERPGTGTITLDGRVLAGPGTFVAPEQRSVGMVFQDYALFPHLSVLENVTFGLSRLPRAEAETKARAMLTLLGLGEFGARMPHALSGGQQQRVALARALAPGPRVLLLDEPFSSLDSALRASTRVELRRVLKSLGVTVLLVTHDQAEAMAFADRMAVMRSGQVEQVGTPEAIYSTPRTAFVAYFLGGTNLLPGMGFGGAARTVLGNLPVVGQARGKVLLSLRPESLRLTPDTDAVAVGGALRAEVLSREFQGPSAEFTIACGGMELVVRGAPELPLRAGDRARLEVVGRAGVLEDSPD, from the coding sequence ATGCCCCTGCTCTCGCTCGAAGCCCTGTCCCTTCGCTACACCACCGGCGGCACCGCCGCGGTGGATGGCCTGTCGCTGTCCGTGGAGCCCGGGGAGGTGGTGGCCCTGCTGGGCCCCTCCGGCTGCGGCAAGACGACGACCCTGCGTCTGGTGGCGGGCTTCGAGCGCCCCGGCACGGGCACCATCACCCTGGACGGCCGCGTGCTCGCGGGCCCCGGGACGTTCGTCGCGCCCGAGCAGCGCAGCGTGGGCATGGTGTTCCAGGACTACGCCCTGTTCCCGCACCTGTCCGTGCTGGAGAACGTGACGTTCGGCCTGTCGCGACTGCCGCGCGCGGAGGCCGAGACGAAGGCGCGCGCCATGCTGACGCTGCTGGGCCTGGGCGAGTTCGGCGCGCGGATGCCGCACGCGCTCTCCGGGGGCCAGCAGCAGCGCGTGGCGCTCGCGCGGGCCCTGGCGCCGGGGCCTCGGGTGCTGTTGTTGGACGAGCCCTTCTCCAGCCTGGACAGCGCGCTGCGCGCCTCCACGCGGGTGGAGCTGCGGCGCGTGCTCAAGTCGCTGGGGGTCACCGTGCTGCTCGTCACGCATGACCAGGCGGAGGCCATGGCCTTCGCGGACCGGATGGCCGTCATGCGCTCGGGGCAGGTGGAGCAGGTGGGCACGCCGGAGGCCATCTACTCGACGCCGCGCACGGCCTTCGTCGCGTACTTCCTGGGCGGCACCAACCTGTTGCCCGGCATGGGCTTCGGCGGCGCGGCGCGCACGGTGCTCGGCAACCTGCCGGTGGTGGGGCAGGCGCGCGGCAAGGTGCTCCTCTCGCTGCGTCCCGAGTCGCTGCGCCTCACGCCGGACACGGACGCCGTGGCGGTGGGAGGTGCCCTGCGCGCGGAGGTGTTGTCGCGCGAGTTCCAGGGCCCCAGCGCCGAGTTCACCATCGCCTGTGGCGGCATGGAGCTGGTGGTGCGCGGCGCGCCGGAGCTGCCCCTGCGGGCCGGTGACAGGGCCCGTCTGGAAGTGGTGGGCCGAGCGGGCGTGCTGGAGGACAGTCCCGACTAG